A genomic stretch from Tribolium castaneum strain GA2 chromosome 6, icTriCast1.1, whole genome shotgun sequence includes:
- the LOC654887 gene encoding tRNA (guanine(26)-N(2))-dimethyltransferase: MEQNEPNKPETQEITEGLAKIKTLGSVFYNPVQEFNRDLSIVVLNTFAKDYKGDFQTVWEAGHKYDDGISILEALSATGLRSIRYAKEVKGVKEIIANDISIKAVEDIERNICDNGVEDLVVASHDDATMLMYKNRKERRFDAIDLDPYGCPSIFLDSAVQTIKEGGLLLVTATDMAVLAGNSPETCYSKYGAISLRMKACHEMALRILLQCIEAHANRYGRYIAPLLSLSADFYVRVFVRVFTSPKKCKQTLSKLSMVHHCTGCGSYVLQPLGVIKTNEKTKQMKYGLPTRGFPNICEHCDHPFHVGGPVWNAPLHSPEFLAKLLTEIPENLATFKRIQGVLSVINEELVDAPLYYTLEQLSGTLHVETPSMGAIRSAILNAGFQVSYTHMNKTSIKTNAPSELLWDVMRAWESQHPVNKKRLVENSPATNILKKERKFEVSFEHHEGANPQSKKMGFLRFQQNPMPNWGPGTRATAMVGDNKLEKRKRNQGKRKREASTLQPGKPQSVLERRVGCIKPGAMATKGFKVTDSERKSRVGIAAKTLDDLKRKTVEKFKLELPPDEIFLQTQDGTLVENDEYFQTLHAQTLLIWVKNGEKAPTDAEILYKTIREVNDEYLSAGEKVQEFFTEKMKNKVFKLAEVLRGIDGDKAKFSLKCDHPEWFEGLDTNAKTKEDYMFRRAQDRIRTYFYKTREELLKEPTLPPNRLRSLVDELQNRLKLSKFNGHFFDRSDDKSLCDERGEFTCQGRWNKDMCLYSPQHRINPYESREGRIIFQTWNLDHVIERSRAVIPGIVKALKDAECTIVNDREASVDVKAIYNDLFTLHNLKFVHIVCHDKGRHSTKKAGPYLLY, from the exons ATGGAACAAAACGAGCCAAATAAGCCCGAAACTCAAGAGATTACCGAAGGGCTCGCCAAGATTAAAACCCTGGGTAGTGTTTTTTACAACCCGGTCCAAGAATTCAACCGTGATTTGAG TATTGTGGTCCTAAACACCTTTGCGAAAGACTACAAAGGTGATTTTCAAACCGTGTGGGAGGCTGGGCACAAATACGACGACGGGATCAGTATTTTAGAGGCCCTCTCTGCCACTGGTTTAAGAAGCATAAGATACGCCAAAGAGGTCAAAGGCGTTAAAGAAATCATCGCTAATGATATCTCAATCAAGGCAGTGGAAGACATCGAACGAAATATTTGTGATAACGGTGTTGAAGATTTAGTTGTGGCGAGTCATGACGACGCTAC CATGTTAATGTATAAAAACCGTAAAGAGCGTCGTTTTGATGCTATTGACCTCGACCCTTACGGTTGCCCCTCGATTTTTCTCGACTCAGCGGTCCAGACAATCAAAGAAGGGGGCTTACTGCTAGTCACAGCCACTGACATGGCCGTTCTTGCAGGCAACTCCCCTGAAACGTGTTACAGCAAATACGGGGCTATTTCATTACGCATGAAAGCCTGCCACGAAATG GCTCTGAGGATTCTGTTACAGTGTATTGAGGCACACGCGAACCGATATGGACGTTATATAGCCCCCTTGTTGTCCCTATCGGCCGATTTTTACGTCCGGGTTTTTGTCCGAGTGTTCACAAGcccgaaaaaatgcaaacaaactTTAAG TAAATTATCAATGGTTCATCACTGTACCGGTTGTGGGAGTTACGTCTTACAACCCTTAGGTGTGATTAAAACCAACgaaaaaacgaaacaaatgAAATACGGTTTGCCGACTCGGGGGTTCCCCAACATTTGCGAACATTGTGACCACCCGTTTCAT gTAGGGGGCCCTGTGTGGAACGCCCCTTTACACTCGCCCGAATTTCTAGCAAAATTACTAACCGAAATCCCGGAAAATTTAGCTACGTTTAAACGTATACAAGGTGTCCTGAGTGTAATAAACGAGGAGTTGGTCGATGCCCCCTTGTATTACACGCTTGAACAATTGAGTGGCACCTTACACGTTGAGACACCCTCGATGGGGGCTATCAGATCGGCGATTTTAAACGCCGGCTTTCAAGTATCGTACACTCACATGAACAAGACCTCAATCAAAACAAATGCTCCCAGTGAGTTGCTTTGGGACGTGATGAGGGCCTGGGAGAGCCAACATCCTGTTAATAAGAAGAGATTGGTTGAGAACAGCCCAGCTACCAATATTTTAAAGAAGGAAAGGAAGTTTGAGGTGTCGTTTGAGCACCACGAGGGGGCGAATCCCCAGTCAAAGAAAATGGGCTTTTTGAGGTTCCAACAAAATCCCATGCCGAATTGGGGCCCCGGAACTAGGGCAACCGCAAT GGTTGGGGATAATAAACTAGAGAAAAGGAAACGAAATCAAGGGAAACGGAAAAGAGAGGCGTCCACG CTGCAACCAGGAAAACCTCAGTCGGTGCTCGAGCGCAGAGTTGGTTGCATCAAACCGGGCGCGATGGCCACCAAGGGCTTCAAAGTCACCGATTCCGAACGCAAGTCACGTGTGGGCATTGCCGCCAAGACCCTCGACGACTTGAAACGCAAAACCGTGGAAAAATTCAAGTTGGAGCTGCCCCCCGACGAGATTTTCCTCCAGACGCAGGACGGCACTCTGGTGGAAAACGACGAGTATTTTCAGACCTTGCACGCGCAAACGCTCCTCATCTGGGTGAAAAACGGCGAAAAGGCCCCCACTGATGcggaaattttgtacaaaaccaTCCGCGAAGTCAACGACGAGTATCTGAGCGCCGGGGAAAAAGTCCAGGAGTTTTTCACcgagaaaatgaaaaacaaagttttcaaGTTGGCCGAGGTGCTCCGGGGGATCGACGGCGACAAAGCCAAGTTCAGTCTCAAGTGCGACCACCCCGAGTGGTTCGAAG GCCTTGACACCAATGCAAAAACCAAAGAGGACTATATGTTTAGGAGGGCACAGGACCGGATTCGGACCTATTTCTACAAAACCCGAGAGGAACTGTTGAAGGAGCCCACGCTGCCCCCAAACCGGTTGCGGAGCCTCGTCGACGAGCTTCAAAACCGACTTAAACTGTCCAAGTTCAATGGACATTTCTTCGATCGAAGCGACGACAAGAGCTTGTGCGACGAGAGAGGCGAGTTCACCTGTCAGGGCAGGTGGAACAAAGACATGTGTCTCTACAGCCCCCAACATCGCATTAATCCTTACGAAAGCAGGGAGGGGAGGATTATCTTCCAGACGTGGAATTTGGACCACGTGATTGAACGCTCGAGGGCGGTTATACCCGGGATCGTGAAGGCTTTGAAAGACGCCGAGTGCACGATCGTTAACGATCGCGAGGCTTCGGTCGATGTCAAAGCCATCTATAACGATTTGTTCACTTTGCACAACCTGAAGTTTGTACATATTGTGTGTCATGATAAGGGTAGACATAGCACGAAAAAGGCAGGGCCGTATCTGCTTTATTAA
- the vito gene encoding nucleolar protein 12, which yields MAAGSSVKKNRQKNPKNRTNKIHLVFDEKKRRDFLTGFHKRKLQRKKEAREKLERDLKEERKRLKSEAKESYKKLVVSHRPIPELETLLKEEYEDDDATVRIEELSTDVIAKESNWIGANQPICEDVEQEESEVSEVPGMELKKKDSKVNRKFDSERDVKRLLKKEATKKVQKSKVFQMKTKIEGQKQRKKARRENKQKMKLKEKKRKRH from the exons ATGGCTGCGGGTTcatcagttaaaaaaaatcgccaaaaaaatcccaaaaatCGCACAAACAAAATACACCTGGTGTTCGACGAAAAGAAGCGTAG GGATTTTCTCACCGGTTTCCACAAACGCAAGCTCCAGCGCAAGAAAGAAGCCCGCGAGAAGCTCGAGCGCGACTTGAAGGAGGAGCGGAAGCGTCTCAAGTCAGAGGCGAAGGagtcttacaaaaaattggttgTCTCCCATCGGCCAATCCCTGAATTGGAGACCCTTCTCAAAGAGGAGTATGAGGACGATGATGCCACTGTCAGAATTGAGGAGTTATCGACCGACGTGATCGCCAAAGAGAGTAACTGGATTGGGGCCAATCAGCCGATTTGTGAAGATGTTGAACAGGAAGAAAGTGAAGTCAGTGAAGTGCCTGGGATGGAATTGAAGAAGAAGGACAGTAAAGTGAATCGGAAGTTTGATTCAGAACGCGACGTGAAGCGATTACTCAAAAAGGAGGCCACCAAGAAAGTGCAGAAGAGCAAGGTTTTccagatgaagacgaaaatcgAGGGGCAGAAGCAGAGGAAGAAGGCGAGGCGGGAGAACAAGCAGAAGATGAAATTGAAAGAGAAGAAGAGGAAACGGCACtga
- the LOC103313932 gene encoding thymidylate kinase, translated as MLVTLSGVAKFPRFEHVFVVTATFRNLFKMNGLKRGALIVVEGVDRSGKSTQCRKLVESLKARNVNAALVTFPDRTTSTGGLIDKYLKQETHLCDEAIHLMFTANRWEKKAEMERLLKQGVTLVVDRYSYSGIVYSSVKKNMSVKWCQEPENGLLKPDLVLLLVLSEAEMVKRPNYGSEIYENREMQEKVAQAFRDLSEREKWEVVSADGGVEDVHKELLDKVIKKVSEVGTQPLHTLNFGS; from the exons ATGTTGGTAACTCTATCCGGAGTCGCGAAATTCCCCAGATTTGAACATGTTTTTGTTGTAACTGCCACTTtccgaaatttatttaaaatgaacGGTTTGAAGCGGGGGGCCCTTATTGTGGTCGAAGGAGTGGACAGATCGGGCAAATCCACACAGTGTAGGAAGCTGGTGGAGTCGCTTAAAGCCCGGAATGTGAACGCGGCGCTCGTAACCTTCCCCGACCGGACCACTAGTACCGGGGGGCTCATTGACAAATACTTGAAGCAGGAGACCCATCTGTGTGACGAGGCAATTCATCTCATGTTTACGGCAAATCGGTGGGAGAAGAAAGCCGAAATGGAGAGGCTCCTCAAACAGGGGGTGACACTGGTCGTTGACCGGTACTCCTACTCAGGGATTGTGTACTCTTCGGTTAAGAAAA ATATGAGCGTCAAGTGGTGTCAAGAGCCCGAAAATGGGCTATTAAAGCCCGATTTGGTCCTTCTTTTAGTTCTAAGTGAGGCGGAAATGGTCAAGCGGCCCAATTACGGTAGTGAGATTTATGAAAATCGGGAGATGCAGGAAAAAGTGGCGCAGGCTTTTCGGGACTTGAGTGAACGGGAAAAATGGGAGGTTGTCTCGGCTGATGGGGGCGTAGAGGACGTGCACAAGGAGTTGCTTGATAAGGTAATAAAAAAGGTCAGCGAGGTCGGCACGCAACCGTTACACACGCTTAACTTTGGttcctaa
- the Hel89B gene encoding TATA-binding protein-associated factor 172, whose translation MTSSRLDRLFVLLETGSSAVTRTAAAKQLGEVQKLHPHELTTLLTRTATYLRSTNWETRIAAAEAVRAIVSNVPPWEPRPGPEDEPQTPPLSTVGRLRFHQFDMDKVLKNSTHLMASEGKEFDLEEDSSTDIREKMAKQRQILNARLGLEVAGRFGIDTSNLFSNEDLIVSMPDNCEKNNEISRKPLRDLISSVSEGLSSREMNRAKRKARQAVYKQRSRDPEETTSNGDEPEKKRIKIEVKDESNSSMDVPEIDLDSGDWPLEWFCDSLSQDLFSSSWETRHGAATALREIITVHGRGAGKSTNLTAQQMQECHQIWLEDMAIRLLCVLALDRFGDFVSDAVVAPVRETCAQSLCAVLKLMEESGCKGALKILLQLLGHQEWEARHGGLLGLKYLLAVREDMVNTLLPEAFPFILQGLSDHVDDVAAVAASALIPVTAKLVRLVPEAVPIVVTKLWDLLAEQDELAAACNSFMGLLAAILNLPEAQQLLPPQPLNEVVPRLWPFLSHSASSVRKATLQTLGTLTERPIDGSPITWEAQLLQDAMRHVYQRVLVEPQSDVRDVAEHVWKQLVENSGLVELLHAACPFITYWLFLSMQSTKVAFDPNFLIHAKSHRKKTSDGLHNNFDHVVVMPKCFIGGTETTPLATRESNAVQVRCMTARMLGLLSCYIIKPAPGIDYSGNIEKPIECYEKVLLVHLNSKSALQRTMAGLVIAEWAERDRETPTCPEGLKKRLHDCLNERVYFDEIALSFTRLTQETRDFMATLKHYKVPINTTENDSVFTLERIQELTGPTTQEILVKIKLKTKVQESLEERRRSIQNSVVQTSNDQLTLSVRTLAALAGATVMFKALPEKLTPVAKPLMESVKRESDENLQKTTAKHLAHLLDQCRCRSPCPNDKILVNLCTFLRCDPEFTPVIHKQQANNSAELGWTKPGNYNGIVTLNNQQKDAERAAFRRSNSTGRGPGRPPATDIPLDELFKEEDENQKINRVQRRGATLALVAVTSYFGEELPEKIPKLWELMVGQLCETIDPQNFDAKSWYEKDDESERLVWALQVLEVTSSSLHASLRPLLMEKTLKRLCVLLSHPYRAVRHLASRCLAVFAKLDSVRVMEVIVETVLPKLGAIDCDIDRQGAVEAIACIIETLQFDIIPYVVLLVVPLLGRMSDQNKCVRLMGTHSFATLVQLMPLDGGVPEPPSLKGSILSERRDREREFLKQLLSPTTIPDYVVPVPIAAELRSYQQAGVNWLAFLNKYKLHGILCDDMGLGKTIQSICMLAGDHYYRDQKYKETKSADCAPLPSLVICPPTLTGHWVYEVEKFLSHKYLKPLQYNGSPTEREKLRHKFKKHNLIVASYDIVRKDIAVFSNIKWNYIILDEGHVIKNGKTRTSMAIKNLVANYRLILSGTPIQNNVLELWSLFDFLMPGFLGTEKQFTARYSRPILASRDPKSLPKEQEAGALAMEALHRQVLPFLLRRVKEDVLDDLPPKITQDYYCELSPLQERLYEDFSKSQAHQTLQESISSGATASSMQGNTHIFQALRYLQNVCNHPKLVLNASHPQYGKILADLQTQDSKLDDISHSAKLPALKQLLQDCGIGVTEPQSTELVVNQHRALVFCQLKAMLDIIEKDLFKKHMPGVTYLRLDGSIPPSQRHSVVTRFNNDPSIDVLLLTTQVGGLGLNLTGADTVIFVEHDWNPMKDLQAMDRAHRIGQRKVVNVYRLITRATLEEKIMGLQKFKVQTVNTIISGNNSKLETMGTDQLLDLFSHKPSNAGSNAGDGGGSGSVKAILETLPELWDQKQYDDEYDLSQFISKLN comes from the exons ATGACGTCGAGCAG GTTGGACAGACTGTTTGTACTTTTGGAGACGGGCAGTTCGGCGGTGACTCGAACCGCCGCGGCCAAACAACTGGGGGAAGTACAAAAATTGCACCCCCATGAATTGACCACGTTACTGACCCGAACCGCGACCTATCTCAGGTCCACCAACTGGGAGACGAGAATTGCGGCCGCGGAAGCGGTCAGGGCAATCGTCAGCAATGTGCCCCCGTGGGAACCCCGGCCCGGCCCTG AGGACGAGCCTCAAACGCCTCCTTTGTCAACGGTGGGCCGCTTACGTTTCCACCAATTTGACATGGACAAAGTCCTCAAAAACAGCACCCACTTGATGGCATCGGAGGGCAAAGAGTTCGACCTCGAGGAGGATTCATCGACTGATATTCGTGAAAAAATGGCCAAACAAAGGCAAATTCTAAATGCCAGGTTGGGTCTAGAGGTGGCTGGACGTTTCGGAATCGATACATCCAACTTATTCAGTAATGAGGATTTGATTGTTTCGATGCCggataattgtgaaaaaaataacgaaatttcGAGA AAACCTCTTCGCGATTTGATTTCTAGCGTTAGCGAAGGATTGAGTTCGCGTGAAATGAATCGCGCGAAAAGGAAAGCGAGACAAGCGGTGTATAAACAAAGATCGCGCGATCCGGAAGAAACGACAAGCAATGGAGACGAACCTgagaaaaaacgaattaaGATCGAAGTCAAAGACGAAAGTAACAGCAGCATGG ATGTGCCGGAAATTGACCTCGACTCTGGCGACTGGCCCCTCGAATGGTTCTGTGATTCCCTCAGCCAGGATCTATTCAGTTCGAGTTGGGAAACTCGTCACGGTGCCGCTACAGCCCTTCGTGAAATAATCACCGTCCATGGGCGCGGCGCCGGCAAGAGTACCAACCTAACCGCTCAACAAATGCAAGAATGTCACCAAATTTGGCTCGAGGACATGGCAATTCGCTTACTATGCGTACTAGCCCTTGACCGTTTTGGTGATTTTGTTTCGGATGCTGTGGTAGCACCAGTTCGTGAAACATGTGCACAGAGTCTTTGTGCCGTTTTGAAACTAATGGAAGAGAGTGGTTGTAAAGGTGCTTTGAAAATCTTACTCCAATTGTTGGGCCATCAAGAGTGGGAAGCTAGACATGGGGGTCTTTTAGGACTCAAGTATTTACTAGCTGTTCGCGAGGATATGGTCAATACGTTACTACCGGAAGCTTTTCCGTTTATACTTCAAGGATTGTCCGATCATGTTGATGATGTCGCTGCTGTTGCCGCCTCGGCTTTGATTCCGGTTACGGCAAAGTTGGTACGATTGGTTCCCGAGGCGGTTCCGATCGTTGTGACGAAATTGTGGGATTTGTTAGCCGAACAGGACGAACTTGCAGCGGCGTGTAATAGTTTTATGGGTCTTTTGGCCGCCATTTTGAACCTACCAGAAGCCCAACAGTTGCTACCACCACAACCATTGAATGAGGTTGTGCCGCGGTTGTGGCCTTTTTTGAGTCATAGTGCCTCGTCTGTGCGTAAAGCGACGCTACAAACGTTGGGCACTTTGACTGAGAGACCCATCGATGGGTCCCCCATAACATGGGAGGCTCAGTTGTTACAAGACGCCATGAGGCACGTGTACCAACGTGTCTTGGTGGAACCACAGAGTGATGTTAGGGATGTTGCTGAACATGTTTGGAAACAACTAGTCGAGAACTCCGGTTTGGTTGAACTGTTACATGCCGCATGTCCTTTTATAACCTATTGGTTGTTTCTGAGTATGCAGTCGACGAAAGTCGCGTTTGATCCGAATTTTCTAATACATGCGAAAAGCCATCGGAAGAAAACCAGCGATGGTTTGCATAATAATTTCGACCACGTCGTGGTCATGCCTAAGTGTTTTATTGGTGGGACTGAAACCACGCCATTGGCCACTCGTGAAAGTAACGCAGTCCAAGTCAGATGCATGACAGCCCGAATGTTGGGACTTTTATCTTGTTACATCATTAAACCGGCCCCTGGAATCGACTACAGTGGCAACATTGAAAAACCGATCGAATGTTACGAGAAAGTCCTTCTCGTTCATTTAAATTCCAAGTCGGCGTTGCAACGTACAATGGCCGGTTTGGTTATAGCCGAATGGGCCGAACGTGACCGTGAAACCCCGACTTGTCCCGAAGGTTTGAAAAAACGCCTCCACGACTGTCTCAACGAACGTGTCTATTTCGACGAAATCGCCCTCAGTTTCACCCGCCTGACGCAAGAAACGCGTGACTTTATGGCAACTTTAAAGCACTACAAAGTCCCAATTAACACCACCGAAAACGATAGTGTATTCACCTTGGAACGCATCCAGGAACTAACCGGCCCGACAACTCAGGAGATTCTAGTCAAAATCAAGCTCAAAACAAAAGTGCAGGAAAGTCTAGAAGAGCGAAGACGCAGCATTCAGAACAGTGTGGTGCAAACGAGCAACGATCAGTTGACTTTGAGCGTCCGCACGTTGGCAGCACTGGCCGGCGCCACCGTCATGTTCAAAGCCCTCCCGGAGAAACTCACACCTGTGGCGAAGCCACTCATGGAATCGGTCAAGCGTGAAAGTGATGAAAACCTCCAAAAAACCACCGCCAAACATTTGGCCCATCTCCTGGACCAGTGTCGGTGCCGTTCGCCGTGTCCCAACGACAAGATACTGGTGAATTTGTGTACGTTTCTAAGGTGCGACCCCGAATTTACTCCAGTTATCCACAAGCAACAAGCCAATAACAGTGCCGAGTTGGGTTGGACCAAACCGGGGAACTACAACGGGATTGTAACCTTGAACAACCAACAAAAGGACGCGGAACGGGCGGCGTTCCGGCGCTCGAATTCGACGGGACGCGGCCCCGGGCGCCCCCCCGCCACTGACATCCCCCTGGATGAGTTATTCAAGGAGGAGGATGAAAACCAGAAGATCAATCGGGTGCAAAGACGCGGCGCTACGTTGGCTTTAGTGGCGGTCACGTCCTACTTTGGGGAGGAATTACCCGAGAAAATCCCCAAGTTGTGGGAACTAATGGTGGGGCAGTTGTGCGAGACCATTGACCCGCAAAATTTCGATGCCAAAAGTTGGTACGAGAAGGACGACGAGTCGGAGCGACTTGTGTGGGCTTTGCAAGTCCTCGAAGTCACTTCATCAAGTCTCCATGCCAGTCTAAGGCCACTCCTTATGGAGAAAACCTTGAAACGGTTGTGCGTCCTACTGTCGCATCCGTACCGAGCTGTGCGCCATCTGGCGTCACGGTGCCTTGCCGTGTTTGCCAAATTGGACTCTGTTCGTGTTATGGAGGTGATAGTGGAGACGGTTTTGCCCAAACTGGGGGCTATCGATTGTGATATAGACCGGCAAGGGGCCGTTGAGGCCATTGCCTGTATTATTGAAACCCTCCAATTTGATATAATACCATACGTTGTCCTGTTAGTGGTCCCCCTGTTGGGGCGCATGTCCGACCAAAACAAGTGCGTGAGACTGATGGGGACGCATAGTTTCGCCACGTTGGTACAATTGATGCCGCTAGATGGCGGTGTGCCCGAACCACCATCTTTGAAAGGCAGCATTTTGAGTGAGCGGCGTGACCGCGAGAGGGAGTTCCTAAAACAATTGCTTTCGCCAACTACGATCCCCGATTATGTGGTCCCGGTACCAATCGCCGCCGAGTTAAGGAGTTACCAACAGGCTGGTGTCAACTGGTTGGCGTTCCTAAACAAGTACAAGTTGCACGGAATTCTGTGCGACGATATGGGTTTAGGGAAAACAATCCAGAGTATTTGTATGTTGGCAGGGGATCATTACTACCGTGACCAGAAGTATAAAGAAACAAAGTCGGCTGATTGTGCCCCGCTACCGTCACTTGTCATTTGCCCGCCCACTTTGACCGGGCATTGGGTCTACGAAGTTGAGAAGTTTTTATCACACAAGTACCTCAAACCGTTGCAATATAACGGCTCGCCAACGGAACGCGAAAAATTGAgacacaaattcaaaaaacacaatttgatCGTAGCCTCGTACGATATAGTCCGCAAGGATATTGCAGTTTTTAGCAACATTAAGTGGAACTATATTATTTTGGACGAGGGTCATGTGATTAAAAACGGCAAGACGCGGACTAGTATGGCGATTAAGAATCTCGTGGCCAACTATCGACTCATCCTGAGCGGTACCCCGATCCAAAATAACGTGTTGGAGTTGTGGAgtctttttgattttcttatGCCGGGTTTCCTGGGCACGGAAAAACAGTTTACGGCGCGGTACTCGCGTCCCATTTTGGCGAGTCGTGACCCCAAGTCGCTGCCGAAGGAGCAGGAGGCGGGGGCGTTGGCTATGGAGGCGCTGCATCGGCAGGTGTTGCCGTTTCTGTTGCGGCGTGTCAAAGAGGATGTTTTGGATGATTTGCCGCCGAAAATTACGCAGGATTATTATTGCGAGTTGAGTCCGCTTCAGGAGAGACTCTATGAGGATTTTTCCAAATCGCAAGCGCATCAAACATTACAGGAATCTATCTCGTCGGGGGCTACGGCCAGTTCGATGCAAGGCAACACTCATATTTTTCAAGCTTTGCgttatttgcaaaatgtttGTAATCATCCGAAGTTGGTACTGAATGCTAGTCATCCGCAGTATGGGAAGATTTTGGCTGATTTGCAGACGCAAGACTCGAAGTTGGACGATATTAGTCATTCGGCAAAGTTGCCCGCTTTGAA gcAATTGCTGCAGGACTGTGGAATCGGTGTAACCGAACCGCAATCTACCGAACTCGTGGTGAACCAACACCGAGCGCTCGTCTTTTGTCAACTTAAAGCAATGTTGGACATCATTGAGAAAGACCTTTTCAAGAAACATATGCCAGGTGTGACGTATCTCCGTCTCGACGGTTCCATTCCACCCAGTCAACGTCATTCCGTGGTCACTCGATTCAATAACGATCCATCaattgatgttcttttatTAACAACACAAGTTGGAGGTCTCGGCTTGAATTTAACTGGAGCTGATACGGTGATTTTTGTCGAACACGATTGGAATCCAATGAAAGATCTCCAAGCCATGGATCGAGCACATCGTATTGGTCAGAGGAAAGTTGTGAATGTGTACAGATTGATAACGAGGGCGACTTTGGAGGAGAAAATCATGGG TTTGCAGAAGTTTAAGGTCCAGACGGTCAATACGATCATCAGTGGGAATAATAGTAAGTTGGAAACGATGGGAACAGATCAGTTGTTGGACCTGTTCTCGCATAAACCGTCCAATGCCGGAAGTAATGCAGGAGATGGGGGCGGAAGTGGGAGTGTCAAGGCCATTTTAGAGACGTTGCCCGAACTGTGGGATCAGAAGCAATACGATGATGAGTACGACTTGTCGCAGTTTATTTCCAAGTTGAATTGA